The following DNA comes from Phycisphaerae bacterium.
CCAATAGCGCGTCTGGCCACTGCGGCGGCCGCGAGCCCGCCGTGCGACTTGAGTTGAGATCATCGCGCGGAGATAATCATCGCCGGTTCCGGGACGACTCTGGCTTGCGGAGATGCAGAACATGATTGGCGTGGCGATTACCGGCGCGGCCGGCAAGATGGGATTGCGGGTTGTTGCGCTGGCTCAGGACCTTAAGGATGTCGAGGTCGAGGCGGCACTGGAAATGACCGGACACCCCGCGATAGGCAGGGACATCGGCGAACTGGCCGGTCTGGGCAAGACCGGCTTGCCGCTCCAGGACCGGACCGACACCGAGTTCGACGTGCTGATCGACTTTTCACGCCCGGCCGGGACGATGCACTGGCTCGATTACTGCTTGGTGAAGAAGCGGGCAATCGTGATCGGCACTACCGGCCACACACCCGAGCAGAACAACGCAATCGAGGAAGCGGCTAAGACTATCCCCGTCCTCAAGGCCTCGAACATGAGCGTGGGCATGAACCTGCTGTTCAAGCTCGTCGGCCAGGTGGCCTCGATCCTCGGCGACGACTACGACATCGAAATCGTCGAGTCTCACCACCGCTTCAAGGCTGATGCTCCGAGCGGGACGGCGTTGTCACTCCGCGATTCGATCGTCAAGGCCACCGGCCGCGACGCCGACAAAGACGTCATCTACGGCCGTAAGGGCGACACCGGCCGGCGCCCGCCGCGTCAGATCGGCATGCACGCACTGCGCGTCGGCGATACCGTCGGCGAGCACGAAGTCCACTTCGGCAACCTCGGCGAGACCGTCCGCATCAGTCATTCGGCCCACACCCGCGACACCTTTGCCCGCGGAGCACTGCGAGCGGCTGTCTGGCTGGCCGGCAAACCGGCCGGGCGATACGACATGATGGATGTGTTGGGGCTCAAATAAGCTGTCAGTTTTCAGCATTCAGCGGTCAGCAGTCAGCCGCTCATAACGCAGCGCCGCTGGCCCCAGAATCCTTTCTGGGGCCTTCTTCGCGGAGGATTCCCATCCTCATTTGGGCCCGGAAAGGATTCCGGGCCGAGCGGTTGGCATGGCAGGTCCGGAGAGGATTCCGCCCCGAGCTAATGTGAATGGTCAGGGGGCCGAACCCGGATTTCAAATCTCAGATCTCAAGTCTCGGATCTCAGATCTCAAGTCTGAGATTGCAGATTCGAGATCGCAGAACCCGGATCGCTCAGAGCTGAAAGCTGATTGCTGACAGATGAACGCTACTCATAACGTAGCGCTTCCACCGGATCCAGCCGCGAGGCCTTGTAGGCCGGATAGATGCCGCTGAGAATGCCGATGCCGATGGCCATGGACAAGGCCCAGACCAGGGCCCGGGCGGGCGTATAGGTCTCGATGATCTGGGTCGTTTCCTCCAGGAGATTATTGAACGCGAAGCCGCAACCGACGCCAAACGCTCCGCCGAGCAGGCTCACGGTGCCGGCCTCGATGAGAAATTGCAGCAAAATGTCGCTTCGCTGGGCTCCGACGGCCATGCGCACGCCGATCTCCCGAGTGCGCTCCGTGACCGAGACCAGCATGATGTTCATGATCCCGATGCCGCCCACCACGAGGCTGATCAGGGCGATGCTGTAGAGAACCACCTGAAAGAGGAAGACGATCTCACCGATCTGGCGCCGCTGCTCCTCCTGGCTGAAGACCCGAAAGTCGTCCTCCTGACCGCTGCGGAAGCGGATGTCGTGGCGACGGCGAAGCTCGCCCTTGATCTCGTCGATGGCCTGGTCAACCAGCTTGGTCTCGACGGCCTGGGCCGAGATCGAGTTGATGAACTTGATACCGAAGAGCCGACTCTGAGCGGTGGTGATGGGGATGATGACCTGCGAGTCCACGGTGCGAAAGCCGATGTTGCCCTTCTTTTCCATGACGCCGATGACGCGGAACGACGCCCCTTTGAGCCGAATCGTGTGTCCCACGGCTTCCGCTCTGCCGAACAAGTCGAGTGCGACCTGATAACCGAGCACCGCGACCTTCTGGTGCGATGCGACGTCGTCCCGGGTCAGGAACCGCCCTTGCGCGACTCGGTAGTTGAACATCGGGGCGTAATCTTCATTCGTTCCGAGGATCGATACTTCGCTGTTGCGACTGAAGTACTTGATCACGTCGAAACCCGATACTTCCGGGGCCACGGCTTTGATGCTGGGACAGTTGCGGGGATCGGCAATCCAGTCGGCGTCTTCGAGGACAAGGGTTTCGGCCATGCCCACCGCCCGGCCGCCGCTCTTGGCCACGTTGGGAATGACCGTGATCGTCTCACTCCCCAGCGACTCGAATCGCTCAATCATGTCGCGCTGGGCGCCCTCCAGAATGGACATCGCCGAGATGACCGCCCCCACGCCGATGATGACTCCAAGCGTGGCCAGCAGCGAGCGCAGCAGGTTTGCCTGCAGTCCGCGAAGAGCCATGATCATGATTTGCAGTGCGAACATGATCTCGAGCCGACGCTATCGTGCGGCCGGCGGCCTCCTGCTTTGTTCGGTCAGTCGCGCCGTGGTCGCCGCGATGCGTTCGGCAAGCAGTTGTTCCCGGAAAGCTTCGTCCACGCGGCGGTCCTCGATGATCTTGCCGTCTTTCATGCGGATGACCCGCTGAGCCTGCGCCGCGATCGCCATCTCATGGGTGACCAGAACAATGGTCACGCCCTGCTGGTGCAGTTCGTGAAACAGGCTCATGATCTGCTCCCCGGTCTTGGAGTCCAGGTTGCCGGTGGGCTCGTCCGCCAGCAGCAGGGGCGGCTTGTTGACCAAGGCACGAGCGATGGCCACGCGCTGCCGTTCGCCTCCGGACAACTCACTGGGCTTGTGCCCGCCTCTGTGGCCCAAGCCGACGCGCTCCAGCGCGGCGGACGCAAGACGTCGGGCGTGCCCCTGCCGGGCGTAGACCAGCGGAAGGGCGACGTTGTCCATGGCCGTCGTTCGGTTGATGAGATTGAACGTCTGAAACACGAAACCGATGTATTTGTTGCGGATCCCGGCCAGACGCCGGTCACTGAGCTTTTCCACCCGCTGGCCGGCCAGAACATACTCTCCGGTGGTCGGGCGGTCGAGACAGCCGATCAGGTGCATCATGGTGCTCTTACCGCTTCCGGAGGCGCCCGTGATGCTGACGAACTCTCCCTCCTCGACCGACAGGTCCACGCCGTCCAGCGCGTGCACCACCGAGTCGCCCATCTGGTAGAACTTCGTCAGGTTCGTGATGCGGATCATCTCGTCATACCAACATCAGCCACAGGCTGATCGCCTATTCTTCAGACTGCTGCCGCTCCCGCTTCTTCTCTCGCTCGGTCTTGATTGGCAACTTCGTGTATACCCGCTGGCCTTCCTCGAGGCCTTTCTTGACTTCGACGTCAACGCGGTTGTCCACCCCGAACTCGCAAGGCACGAACTTCGGCTTCTCGTCGTTGGTGCCGGGCACTTTCTCGGGAACGTACACGCCGTATCCTTGGCCGCTCGGGTCAGGCTTCATGGCCTCGTAGTTGACCAGCAAGGCATTAGCGACCGACCTCGCGGTGAAGTTGGCCTGCACTTGGGCGTTCAACACCTTCTTCAGTTTGTCACGGTTGGGGCTGGTGACCCGAATCCAGACCTTGAAGGTCGCGATGGCCCGGCTCATTTCCGACTGCGGCGAGATCCGCTCGATCACGCCGTAAAACCCCTCATCGGCCGGGTAGGTTTCCACAGTCAGGTCGACCTTCTGCCCGGTCTCGATGGTACCCTCCGGCAAAGTCGCCAACTGAGTGGCCGCGGGGTTCACTCTGGGGTTCGTCTCCGTGAACAACTGGCGGACCTGGCCGATGTCCGCCTCGTCGACGTTCACCACCGCATAAACTTCGCTGACGTCGGCGATTTCCAGAAGAACGGTTCCGCCGGTCAGCGAGGTCCTGCCGCTCTGAACCAGTTCGCCTATCTGAACGTGCCGGGCGACGACCACGCCGTCCAGCGGCGACAAGACCTTCGTCTCCTTCAGACGTTCCTCGGCTTCTTCCTTGGCACGTTGCGCCGCTTTCTGCATCTCGTCGGCTGCTGCCACCTCCTTCTCAGCCATCTTCACGTTGAGTTGGGCCTCGCTTAGTTGTGCCTTCGCCGCCAGCGTGGCTGCCTGCGCTTGCTTGTACTTGGCCCTGACCATCGCGGCCTCGTATTGGCCGGTGATGTCCGTGGCCTTCAGTCGTTCCTGACGGTCGTTCTCGAGCTTCGCCAAGTCCTCCTGGGCCTCCGCCTGCTCGAGCTTGGCCTTCGCCAGATCCACCCCCACCTTCTCGTTCAGGTCCTTGCGTATCTTTGCCTGTTCATAGGCGATGACCGCACGCTGATACTCGGCAGTTGCGCGGGCGACGTTTCTTTGCTCGTCGGTTTCGTCAAGCCGAACCACCAAGTCTCCCTTCCGCACGTACTGATCGAGATCGAACGGCAATTCGATAACCTCCCCGCTGGCCTCGCTCTTGATGTTGGTGACGCTCGCCGGGCGGATGTTGCCGCTGGCGGTGATCGGAACGATCAGGTCTCCCCGCCGGACAACGTCAAACTCGGGCTTGATCGCGGATATCGGAACCCGCACAAAATTCTTGACCATGAAGTAGGCGATGACCAGCAGTACGGCCAGAACCAGAGGACCTATCAGTTTTCTCATTTCCGAGTCTCTCCGGGTGAGGCGGGAGCTCCCGCGGTTTCCGGTGGGGCCAAATCGCGAGACGCGTCATCGACAACTCGCGACGCTTGTATTGCCCTTTTCCGTCTTGGCGTCAGAGTGATCTGCTCGCCCCGTATGATAGAGGCTCTCTTCTCGGTCCCCGCGCCGAAGCCGGCCTCACGTTCGATCATTGCCCTCCGCCAGTCCCCGAAGACCCATCAACACCGACCGCGCCGATGGCTGAACGATTCTCGTCCCGCTTTTCATCTTCCGGAGCATCGAGAACCAGACTCTGCAGCTTGGCGGCCGGTTGAATCGGACGGCTTGTCGGGCAACAATGCTCATATCCATGGAAGCGGTTGCTACTATAGCAATACCGGGCAATTGCCACAACAGTTGCCAACCGCGGTTGGCGGGGCGGCTGATCCGAATCGCCGCATTGATGCTGGTGTGCGCGTGTCCCGCGGCAGTCGGCTGCAGCGGCTTGAAGTCTGGTGCCCGAGTGGTCGGCGAGGTG
Coding sequences within:
- a CDS encoding ABC transporter ATP-binding protein, giving the protein MIRITNLTKFYQMGDSVVHALDGVDLSVEEGEFVSITGASGSGKSTMMHLIGCLDRPTTGEYVLAGQRVEKLSDRRLAGIRNKYIGFVFQTFNLINRTTAMDNVALPLVYARQGHARRLASAALERVGLGHRGGHKPSELSGGERQRVAIARALVNKPPLLLADEPTGNLDSKTGEQIMSLFHELHQQGVTIVLVTHEMAIAAQAQRVIRMKDGKIIEDRRVDEAFREQLLAERIAATTARLTEQSRRPPAAR
- a CDS encoding HlyD family efflux transporter periplasmic adaptor subunit; this translates as MRKLIGPLVLAVLLVIAYFMVKNFVRVPISAIKPEFDVVRRGDLIVPITASGNIRPASVTNIKSEASGEVIELPFDLDQYVRKGDLVVRLDETDEQRNVARATAEYQRAVIAYEQAKIRKDLNEKVGVDLAKAKLEQAEAQEDLAKLENDRQERLKATDITGQYEAAMVRAKYKQAQAATLAAKAQLSEAQLNVKMAEKEVAAADEMQKAAQRAKEEAEERLKETKVLSPLDGVVVARHVQIGELVQSGRTSLTGGTVLLEIADVSEVYAVVNVDEADIGQVRQLFTETNPRVNPAATQLATLPEGTIETGQKVDLTVETYPADEGFYGVIERISPQSEMSRAIATFKVWIRVTSPNRDKLKKVLNAQVQANFTARSVANALLVNYEAMKPDPSGQGYGVYVPEKVPGTNDEKPKFVPCEFGVDNRVDVEVKKGLEEGQRVYTKLPIKTEREKKRERQQSEE
- the dapB gene encoding 4-hydroxy-tetrahydrodipicolinate reductase encodes the protein MIGVAITGAAGKMGLRVVALAQDLKDVEVEAALEMTGHPAIGRDIGELAGLGKTGLPLQDRTDTEFDVLIDFSRPAGTMHWLDYCLVKKRAIVIGTTGHTPEQNNAIEEAAKTIPVLKASNMSVGMNLLFKLVGQVASILGDDYDIEIVESHHRFKADAPSGTALSLRDSIVKATGRDADKDVIYGRKGDTGRRPPRQIGMHALRVGDTVGEHEVHFGNLGETVRISHSAHTRDTFARGALRAAVWLAGKPAGRYDMMDVLGLK
- a CDS encoding ABC transporter permease, with protein sequence MFALQIMIMALRGLQANLLRSLLATLGVIIGVGAVISAMSILEGAQRDMIERFESLGSETITVIPNVAKSGGRAVGMAETLVLEDADWIADPRNCPSIKAVAPEVSGFDVIKYFSRNSEVSILGTNEDYAPMFNYRVAQGRFLTRDDVASHQKVAVLGYQVALDLFGRAEAVGHTIRLKGASFRVIGVMEKKGNIGFRTVDSQVIIPITTAQSRLFGIKFINSISAQAVETKLVDQAIDEIKGELRRRHDIRFRSGQEDDFRVFSQEEQRRQIGEIVFLFQVVLYSIALISLVVGGIGIMNIMLVSVTERTREIGVRMAVGAQRSDILLQFLIEAGTVSLLGGAFGVGCGFAFNNLLEETTQIIETYTPARALVWALSMAIGIGILSGIYPAYKASRLDPVEALRYE